From the Leptolyngbya sp. O-77 genome, one window contains:
- the hypA gene encoding hydrogenase maturation nickel metallochaperone HypA: MHETDMTKALILTVKDWWESQPDRPTIHRIHLIVGQFTCVEPASLRFAFEVQTQNTFLHGAELAIQETPLIAFCHTCQQEYAPEIGLQYACPTCHAPMDDIRSGRELKIDRIEYAAAHSADLAPIGK, translated from the coding sequence ATGCATGAAACCGACATGACCAAAGCGCTCATCCTGACAGTCAAAGACTGGTGGGAATCGCAGCCCGATCGCCCCACCATTCACCGCATCCATCTGATCGTCGGGCAATTTACCTGCGTCGAACCCGCCAGCCTGCGGTTTGCCTTTGAGGTGCAGACCCAAAACACCTTCCTGCACGGTGCAGAGCTAGCGATTCAGGAAACGCCCCTGATTGCCTTTTGCCACACCTGCCAGCAGGAGTATGCGCCGGAGATTGGGCTGCAATATGCCTGCCCCACCTGCCACGCGCCGATGGACGACATCCGCTCTGGGCGAGAACTCAAAATTGACCGGATTGAATACGCCGCCGCCCACAGCGCCGACCTAGCACCCATCGGTAAATAA
- a CDS encoding peptidoglycan-binding domain-containing protein, which yields MAAVGSGCGPAQFLNPTTDPAPSPTAALRPSGGLVIPSPAPTDSSPQNSITLKLGDRGFRVRQIHQQLIRRGHLRADYPIDQGDRYGNRYDEETAAAVAEFQKQVVGLPATGEATEATQVMLGLIPVPRPSDGLPWGPVKPGDIKQSVGTLQERLTRLGDFTGAIDWNYGSNTEAAVRNFQLECQCGLEPDGIANQITRSMMLIRLKQQEETQQSSLAQRKFKLAQSAGANPGCFISQGVAPFLVAPPLKSKKPEIISFDRSGTQP from the coding sequence ATGGCTGCTGTGGGTTCGGGCTGTGGACCAGCACAGTTTCTCAACCCGACTACAGACCCTGCCCCTTCTCCGACAGCAGCTTTACGGCCTTCCGGTGGGCTAGTTATCCCGTCACCCGCTCCGACAGACTCCAGCCCCCAAAACTCCATTACGCTGAAGCTGGGCGATCGCGGCTTCCGAGTGAGGCAGATTCATCAACAGCTCATCAGAAGAGGACATCTGCGGGCGGATTACCCAATTGATCAGGGCGATCGCTATGGGAATCGCTATGACGAGGAAACTGCGGCTGCCGTTGCAGAGTTTCAAAAACAGGTTGTGGGGCTGCCTGCAACGGGCGAAGCCACTGAAGCGACCCAGGTCATGCTGGGTCTCATCCCTGTGCCACGGCCGTCGGATGGTCTGCCTTGGGGGCCAGTCAAGCCAGGAGACATCAAGCAAAGTGTAGGCACGCTGCAAGAGCGACTTACCCGCCTAGGCGATTTCACAGGAGCGATCGATTGGAACTATGGCTCAAACACTGAGGCCGCCGTCCGAAACTTTCAGCTTGAGTGTCAGTGCGGCTTGGAGCCAGACGGAATCGCCAATCAAATCACCCGCAGTATGATGCTAATTCGGCTGAAGCAGCAAGAGGAAACGCAGCAATCTTCCCTAGCTCAGCGCAAGTTTAAGTTGGCCCAGTCCGCAGGTGCAAATCCCGGTTGTTTCATCAGCCAGGGGGTTGCACCTTTTCTGGTTGCGCCACCCCTAAAATCAAAAAAGCCTGAAATTATTAGTTTTGATAGATCCGGCACTCAGCCCTAA
- a CDS encoding CHAT domain-containing protein, whose translation MIHGQSVKKILILSANPLGTDRLRLDQEVREIREAIQKSRNRENIDLVIATAVRTKDIQQEILYNRPQIVHFCGHGAGNQGLIFEDINGRAKPVTTEALATLFGLCANYVECVVLNACYSISQAEGIANRIKYVAAMRQELGDKAAIEYSRGFYFAIASGEAYDIAHEYGRSAIQIEGLGEEMTPIIKKKDLD comes from the coding sequence ATGATTCATGGGCAGTCTGTCAAGAAAATTCTGATCTTATCGGCGAATCCTTTAGGGACTGATAGATTACGTCTGGATCAGGAGGTGCGAGAGATCCGAGAAGCTATTCAAAAGTCTAGAAATCGCGAAAATATTGACCTCGTTATCGCAACAGCAGTTCGTACAAAAGACATACAACAGGAAATTCTGTACAACAGACCACAAATTGTTCATTTCTGTGGTCATGGTGCTGGGAATCAGGGCTTAATATTTGAGGACATCAATGGAAGGGCAAAACCTGTTACGACAGAAGCCCTTGCAACGTTGTTTGGATTATGTGCAAATTATGTAGAATGCGTAGTACTTAATGCTTGCTACTCAATTTCTCAAGCAGAAGGGATAGCCAATCGTATTAAATACGTAGCAGCCATGAGACAAGAACTCGGAGATAAAGCTGCTATCGAGTACTCACGCGGCTTCTACTTTGCTATTGCTTCTGGTGAAGCATACGACATTGCCCATGAATATGGGCGTAGTGCTATTCAAATTGAGGGTCTTGGTGAAGAGATGACCCCAATAATCAAAAAAAAAGATCTGGATTGA
- a CDS encoding agmatinase family protein has protein sequence MTNEPNFQAPNSSSFEAQRALEREARLPLTGWQQEVSKGLEYGLEAADSIRDRSIPTFSRGELPHYAGINTFLKAPYLEDVRKVGEYDVAIVGIPHDSGTTYRPGTRFGPQGIRRISALYTPYNFELGVDLREQITLCDVGDVFTIPANNEKSFDQISKGVAHVFASGAFPILLGGDHSIGFPTVRGVCRHLGDKKVGIIHFDRHVDTQETDLDERMHTCPWFHATNMANAPAKNLVQLGIGGWQVPRQGVKVCRDRATNILTVTDITEMGIDAAAEFALERALDGTDCVWISFDIDCIDAGFVPGTGWPEPGGLLPREALALLGKIVQRAPICGLEVVEVSPPYDVSDMTALMATRVICDTMAHLVISGQLPRQEKPAYIHTEANMAVDQAWS, from the coding sequence ATGACGAACGAACCCAATTTTCAGGCTCCCAATTCTTCCAGTTTCGAGGCGCAGCGGGCGCTAGAGCGCGAGGCTCGGCTACCGCTGACGGGCTGGCAGCAGGAAGTGTCCAAGGGGTTGGAGTATGGGCTGGAGGCGGCAGACAGCATCCGCGATCGCTCTATTCCCACCTTCTCTCGTGGCGAACTACCCCACTATGCAGGCATCAACACCTTTTTGAAAGCGCCCTACCTGGAAGACGTGCGGAAGGTGGGAGAGTATGACGTGGCGATCGTCGGCATTCCCCACGACTCTGGCACCACCTACCGTCCTGGCACGCGGTTTGGGCCGCAGGGCATCCGCCGCATCTCCGCCCTCTACACGCCGTATAACTTTGAACTGGGCGTAGACCTGCGGGAGCAAATTACGCTGTGCGACGTGGGCGATGTGTTTACCATCCCTGCCAACAACGAAAAGTCGTTTGACCAAATTTCCAAAGGGGTCGCCCATGTGTTTGCGTCGGGGGCCTTCCCGATTCTGCTGGGTGGCGACCACTCTATCGGCTTTCCCACGGTACGCGGGGTGTGTCGGCATCTGGGAGATAAGAAAGTCGGCATTATCCACTTTGATCGCCATGTAGACACGCAGGAAACCGACCTGGATGAGCGGATGCACACCTGCCCCTGGTTTCACGCAACCAATATGGCAAACGCCCCCGCCAAAAATCTAGTGCAACTGGGCATCGGGGGCTGGCAGGTGCCGCGCCAAGGGGTGAAAGTGTGCCGCGATCGCGCGACGAACATCCTCACGGTGACTGACATTACGGAAATGGGAATCGACGCTGCCGCAGAATTTGCCCTAGAGCGGGCCCTCGACGGCACTGATTGCGTCTGGATCAGCTTCGACATCGACTGCATCGATGCGGGCTTTGTCCCTGGCACGGGCTGGCCAGAACCAGGCGGGCTGCTGCCGCGAGAAGCACTGGCCCTGCTGGGCAAGATCGTCCAGCGTGCGCCCATCTGCGGACTGGAGGTAGTAGAAGTTTCGCCCCCCTACGATGTCAGCGACATGACGGCGCTGATGGCGACTCGCGTAATTTGCGACACGATGGCGCACTTGGTGATTTCGGGGCAACTGCCGCGTCAGGAAAAGCCCGCCTACATTCACACCGAAGCAAATATGGCGGTGGATCAGGCGTGGTCGTAG
- the hypB gene encoding hydrogenase nickel incorporation protein HypB, translated as MHLTHDAAIEMNLLHANQAGADHNRAHFDEWGITCLNLMSSPGAGKTALLERTLEQLAPQINIAVIEGDMTTELDADRLRQHGVPVVAINTGRSCHLDSRMVAGGIHLLEHQCNPAALDLVLVENVGNLVCPAEFEVGEHAKVALLSITEGEDKPLKYPIMFREANCLLITKMDLAPHLEVDLEKLVANVRQVNPQVVILPVSAKTGAGLEAWFDWVRSQLGSPDESQRHSLGCSQYHSENKVQNHSQHPATTSPMAIAP; from the coding sequence ATGCACCTGACCCACGACGCTGCAATTGAAATGAACCTGCTCCACGCCAACCAGGCCGGAGCCGACCACAACCGCGCCCATTTTGACGAATGGGGCATCACCTGCCTGAACCTGATGAGCAGTCCCGGCGCGGGCAAGACGGCCCTGCTGGAGCGCACCCTAGAGCAACTTGCGCCCCAAATCAACATTGCCGTGATTGAAGGCGACATGACCACAGAACTCGATGCCGACCGGCTTCGCCAGCATGGGGTTCCAGTGGTTGCCATTAACACCGGGCGATCGTGCCACCTGGACTCGCGCATGGTGGCGGGCGGCATTCACCTGCTGGAACACCAGTGCAATCCAGCAGCGCTCGACCTGGTGCTGGTAGAAAACGTGGGCAACCTGGTGTGTCCAGCGGAATTTGAAGTGGGAGAACACGCTAAGGTCGCGCTGCTCAGCATAACCGAGGGCGAAGACAAGCCGCTGAAATATCCCATTATGTTCCGCGAAGCCAATTGTCTGCTGATTACCAAGATGGATCTGGCTCCGCATCTGGAGGTGGATCTGGAAAAGCTGGTGGCGAACGTGCGCCAGGTCAATCCGCAGGTGGTTATCTTACCCGTTTCCGCCAAAACTGGGGCAGGGCTGGAGGCGTGGTTTGACTGGGTGCGATCGCAGCTTGGTTCACCGGACGAATCACAGCGTCATTCACTAGGCTGTTCGCAATACCATTCAGAAAACAAGGTTCAAAACCATTCGCAACACCCTGCGACCACTTCCCCAATGGCGATCGCCCCTTAG
- a CDS encoding XisI protein, with translation MDKLIEYSNLIKRILTEYVELSNRHPNPDIETFLIVDEAKAHYIWMNLGWQNGERVTGMTVYVRIRDGKFWIEEDWTEDGIATDLVSAGVPREDIVLAFHEPKMRQYTDFAVAS, from the coding sequence ATGGATAAACTAATTGAGTATTCAAATTTAATTAAGCGCATTCTGACTGAGTATGTGGAACTGAGTAACCGCCATCCTAATCCAGATATTGAGACTTTTTTGATTGTAGATGAGGCAAAAGCTCACTATATATGGATGAATCTTGGTTGGCAGAATGGAGAACGTGTTACTGGGATGACAGTCTATGTGCGGATTAGGGACGGTAAATTCTGGATTGAAGAGGATTGGACTGAAGACGGTATCGCTACTGATTTAGTTAGTGCAGGGGTTCCTAGAGAGGATATTGTGTTGGCATTTCATGAGCCAAAGATGCGACAGTACACAGATTTTGCAGTTGCGTCATAG
- a CDS encoding lysophospholipid acyltransferase family protein: protein MPSPITQVQPPLEFIPPDFDPLVYRGMCAVLPSWMKLRVAIADVEVENAKQLVELFQQFQAGKTRFLLAFRHPTPDDPFSLLWLLSRSVPQTARELGVSLQKPVHAHFIYDRGIPLWAGKFVGWLLPKMGCVPVKRGKADLVSLKAVRDLFANGQFPMAASPEGGTNGHNEIVSPLEPGIAQFGFWCVEDLQKAGRTESVSLLPVGIQYHYITPPWRSLEQLLLDLESDTGIRASVSPTAYLGLQDGTEPSPEQQAQLYQRLLNLGETLLTQMENYYSKYYGRSLVTPDLPADADPNTRLAARLKSLLDTALKVAEEFFAIAPKGSLTDRCRRLEQAGWERIFREDLNLEALSPAERGLADRIAEEADLRIWHMRLVENFVSVTGRYVMEKPTAERFAETLLLLRNMVNRLKGEAPKPPLRLGPRRVVMTVGTPLSVSDRAEQYRANRREAVSQLTQDLQTAMESLIRG, encoded by the coding sequence ATGCCCTCCCCTATCACCCAAGTCCAACCCCCGCTGGAGTTTATTCCGCCCGATTTTGACCCGCTGGTTTACCGGGGGATGTGTGCGGTGCTGCCGTCCTGGATGAAGCTGCGAGTGGCGATCGCTGATGTGGAGGTAGAAAACGCCAAGCAACTGGTTGAGTTGTTTCAGCAGTTTCAGGCAGGAAAGACGCGATTTTTGCTGGCGTTTCGGCATCCCACGCCGGATGACCCGTTTTCGCTGCTGTGGCTGCTGTCGCGGTCGGTGCCCCAGACGGCGCGAGAGTTGGGCGTGTCGCTGCAAAAGCCAGTTCACGCCCACTTTATCTATGACCGGGGGATTCCGCTGTGGGCGGGCAAGTTTGTCGGCTGGCTATTGCCCAAGATGGGCTGTGTGCCTGTGAAGCGGGGCAAGGCAGATCTGGTGAGCCTGAAGGCGGTGCGCGATCTGTTTGCCAATGGGCAGTTTCCCATGGCCGCGTCGCCGGAGGGCGGCACCAATGGACACAACGAAATCGTTAGCCCGCTGGAGCCGGGAATTGCTCAGTTTGGCTTTTGGTGTGTGGAGGATTTGCAAAAAGCTGGGCGCACTGAATCGGTGTCGCTACTGCCGGTGGGCATCCAGTATCACTACATCACGCCGCCGTGGCGATCGCTCGAACAGCTCCTTCTGGATTTGGAATCTGACACGGGCATTCGGGCCAGCGTTTCGCCGACGGCCTATCTGGGTCTGCAAGACGGCACAGAACCCTCGCCAGAGCAACAGGCTCAGCTTTATCAGCGGCTATTAAACCTGGGCGAAACGTTGTTAACGCAGATGGAGAATTATTACAGCAAATATTATGGGCGATCGCTCGTCACACCCGACCTGCCCGCCGATGCCGACCCCAACACCCGCCTCGCCGCCCGCCTGAAGTCGCTGCTCGATACGGCGCTGAAGGTGGCAGAAGAATTTTTTGCGATCGCCCCCAAAGGCAGCCTCACCGACCGCTGCCGCCGCCTGGAGCAAGCCGGGTGGGAGCGCATCTTCCGCGAAGACCTGAACCTGGAGGCGCTGTCGCCCGCCGAGCGCGGCCTGGCCGACCGCATCGCTGAAGAAGCCGACCTGCGGATCTGGCACATGCGCCTGGTAGAAAATTTCGTCAGCGTCACGGGGCGCTATGTCATGGAAAAGCCCACCGCCGAGCGCTTTGCCGAGACGCTGCTGCTGTTGCGAAATATGGTGAACCGACTCAAGGGCGAAGCACCCAAACCGCCCCTCCGCCTCGGCCCCCGCCGCGTCGTGATGACCGTCGGCACGCCGCTGTCAGTGAGCGATCGCGCTGAGCAATATCGCGCCAACCGCCGCGAGGCCGTCTCGCAGTTGACCCAAGACCTGCAAACGGCGATGGAAAGCCTGATCAGGGGTTAG
- a CDS encoding XisH family protein — protein sequence MPKLDIIHNAVKNALIKDGWSITDDPYVIQYRKTMLYADLGAERPIAAERDGQKLVVEVKSFIGASKIQDLKEALGQYDIYRYLLEEIAPDRKLYIAISNVAYNTFFTQDVTQLILNKHQLPIIVVDIGTEEIMQWIN from the coding sequence ATGCCCAAGTTAGACATTATCCACAATGCAGTAAAAAACGCATTGATAAAAGATGGCTGGTCGATTACAGATGACCCTTACGTCATCCAATATCGAAAAACTATGCTGTACGCCGATCTTGGTGCTGAACGTCCGATAGCGGCTGAACGAGACGGGCAGAAGCTAGTCGTGGAGGTGAAAAGCTTTATCGGCGCATCAAAAATACAAGACTTAAAAGAGGCTCTCGGTCAGTATGACATCTACCGCTACCTTCTAGAGGAAATAGCCCCAGACCGTAAGTTGTACATCGCTATCAGCAACGTTGCATACAATACCTTTTTTACTCAGGACGTAACTCAGCTCATTCTCAATAAACATCAACTTCCAATCATTGTTGTAGACATAGGAACAGAGGAGATTATGCAATGGATAAACTAA
- a CDS encoding succinate dehydrogenase/fumarate reductase flavoprotein subunit codes for MIDHDVVIVGGGLAGCRAAVEIARRNPSLSVAVIAKTHPIRSHSVAAQGGMAASLKNVDSEDSWEAHAFDTVKGSDYLADQDAVEILTREAPDVVIDLEHMGVLFSRLPDGRIAQRAFGGHSHNRTCYAADKTGHAILHELVNNLRRYGVYIYDEWYVMRLILEEEQAKGLVMFRIRDGHLEVVRAKAVMFATGGYGRVYNTTSNDFASTGDGLAMTAAAGLPLEDMEFVQFHPTGVYGVGVLISEAVRGEGAYLVNSEGDRFMKTYAPSRMELAPRDITSRAIVKEIRAGRGIHRDGSAGGPFVHLDVRHLGREKIMSRIPFAWEEAHRLLGIDAVHEPIPVRPTVHYSMGGIPTNTDGQVRSGDENLVEGFFAAGETACVSVHGANRLGSNSLLECVVYGRRTGAAIARYVQNRKLPDVNETRYLSEARQRIQELLDQRGEHRINTVRQAFQDCMTDHCGVFRTEDVMQEGLQKLQTIRQQAGNIFLDDKGKLWNTELIEALELQSLLTVGEIILTGALNRRESRGSHCREDYPDRDDVNFLQHTMAYYSPAGIELRYRPVTITQFQPQERKY; via the coding sequence ATGATTGATCACGACGTTGTGATTGTGGGCGGCGGACTGGCCGGGTGCCGCGCCGCTGTCGAAATTGCCCGCAGGAATCCATCCCTCAGCGTGGCCGTAATTGCCAAAACGCACCCGATTCGCTCCCACTCGGTTGCTGCCCAAGGCGGCATGGCGGCCTCGCTCAAAAATGTCGATAGCGAAGATTCTTGGGAAGCCCACGCCTTCGACACGGTGAAGGGTTCCGACTATCTCGCTGACCAGGATGCGGTGGAAATCCTCACCCGCGAAGCGCCCGACGTGGTGATCGACCTGGAACACATGGGCGTGCTATTTTCGCGCCTACCCGACGGACGCATCGCTCAGCGGGCCTTCGGCGGCCATTCCCACAACCGCACCTGCTACGCCGCCGACAAGACGGGTCACGCCATTCTGCACGAACTGGTGAACAACCTGCGGCGCTACGGCGTTTACATCTATGACGAGTGGTACGTCATGCGCCTAATTTTGGAAGAGGAACAAGCCAAGGGACTGGTCATGTTCCGCATTCGCGATGGGCATCTGGAAGTGGTGCGGGCTAAGGCGGTGATGTTTGCGACGGGGGGCTATGGGCGGGTATATAACACTACGTCCAACGATTTTGCCTCGACGGGCGACGGGCTGGCGATGACGGCCGCCGCCGGATTGCCGCTGGAAGATATGGAGTTTGTGCAGTTTCACCCAACGGGCGTGTATGGCGTGGGGGTGCTGATTTCAGAGGCGGTGCGCGGCGAAGGGGCCTATCTGGTGAACTCGGAGGGCGATCGCTTCATGAAAACCTACGCCCCCAGCCGCATGGAGCTAGCGCCGCGAGACATTACCTCACGGGCGATCGTGAAAGAGATTCGGGCCGGACGCGGCATCCACCGAGACGGCAGCGCGGGCGGCCCCTTCGTCCATCTCGATGTACGCCACCTGGGCCGCGAAAAAATCATGAGCCGCATTCCCTTTGCCTGGGAAGAAGCGCATCGGCTGCTGGGCATCGACGCGGTGCATGAGCCAATTCCCGTGCGTCCGACCGTGCATTATTCGATGGGCGGCATTCCCACCAACACGGATGGGCAGGTGCGGAGCGGCGATGAGAATCTGGTAGAAGGGTTCTTTGCGGCGGGGGAAACAGCCTGCGTGTCGGTGCATGGCGCAAACCGCCTGGGCAGCAACTCGCTGCTAGAGTGCGTGGTGTATGGACGGCGAACCGGAGCGGCGATCGCCCGCTATGTGCAAAACCGCAAGCTGCCCGACGTGAACGAAACACGCTACCTCAGCGAAGCCCGCCAGCGCATTCAAGAACTGCTCGACCAGCGCGGCGAACACCGGATCAACACCGTGCGGCAAGCCTTTCAGGACTGCATGACCGACCACTGCGGCGTGTTTCGCACCGAAGACGTGATGCAGGAAGGGCTGCAAAAGCTGCAAACCATCCGCCAGCAGGCGGGCAATATCTTCCTAGACGACAAAGGCAAGCTGTGGAACACGGAACTGATCGAAGCTCTAGAACTCCAAAGCCTGCTCACCGTCGGCGAAATCATCCTCACGGGTGCGTTGAACCGCAGGGAAAGTCGGGGGTCGCACTGCCGCGAAGACTACCCCGATCGCGACGATGTGAACTTTCTCCAGCACACAATGGCCTACTACTCGCCTGCGGGCATTGAGCTACGCTATCGCCCAGTGACCATCACTCAGTTTCAGCCCCAGGAGCGGAAATATTAA
- a CDS encoding linear amide C-N hydrolase: protein MKRIPKALFALLLSTTLFVAAPAEACTRAVYQGPAGRVLTGRSMDWKLEILSNLWIFPRGMERSGAAGPTSMRWTSKYGSVVVSGYNIATVDGMNEPGLVVNALWLAVSKYPENDGRTPRLSLSIWAQYFLDNFATVTEAVEHLRANPFHVGAGEVPGQPGRLATIHLSLSDATGDSAILEWVDGELQIHHSRDYQVMTNEPVFAEQLAITSYWQQIDGLSFLPGTSRATDRFARASFYINAIPQTDDPRIAAASVFSVMRNVSVPYGISVSDQPNLSTTRWRVVADHKDKLYYFESAISPNVFWVDLKKVDFSPSSGVRTLDLGDRQQVIFSGEVSSQFVAAAPFAFQPSD, encoded by the coding sequence ATGAAACGTATCCCAAAGGCTCTGTTTGCTCTATTACTCTCCACAACGCTCTTCGTTGCAGCACCCGCCGAAGCCTGCACGCGGGCTGTCTATCAAGGCCCCGCAGGGCGTGTCCTCACCGGGCGCAGTATGGACTGGAAGCTCGAAATTCTCAGCAATTTGTGGATTTTTCCACGGGGCATGGAGCGCAGCGGTGCGGCTGGCCCCACCTCCATGCGCTGGACTTCCAAATACGGCAGCGTAGTCGTCAGCGGCTATAACATTGCCACCGTAGACGGCATGAACGAGCCGGGACTAGTGGTTAATGCCCTGTGGTTAGCCGTGTCCAAATATCCCGAAAACGACGGCAGAACGCCGCGCCTTTCGCTATCCATCTGGGCGCAATATTTTCTAGATAACTTTGCCACTGTGACCGAAGCGGTTGAGCATCTCCGCGCTAACCCGTTTCACGTAGGGGCAGGCGAAGTGCCCGGTCAACCGGGGCGACTGGCAACAATTCACCTGTCTCTGTCGGATGCAACGGGCGACAGCGCCATTCTGGAATGGGTAGATGGGGAGTTGCAAATTCACCACAGCCGCGACTATCAGGTCATGACCAACGAGCCAGTGTTTGCAGAACAGCTTGCGATCACATCCTATTGGCAACAGATAGACGGACTCAGCTTTTTGCCCGGAACCAGCCGCGCCACCGACCGCTTTGCCCGCGCTAGCTTCTATATCAACGCCATTCCCCAAACTGACGATCCGCGCATTGCCGCTGCGTCTGTATTCAGCGTCATGCGAAATGTGTCGGTTCCCTATGGCATCAGCGTATCTGATCAACCTAACCTATCTACCACGCGCTGGCGTGTCGTAGCGGATCACAAGGACAAGCTGTATTACTTTGAGTCGGCAATTTCGCCCAATGTGTTTTGGGTAGACCTGAAAAAGGTAGACTTTTCGCCTAGTTCTGGGGTCAGAACGCTGGATCTGGGCGACAGACAGCAGGTGATCTTCTCTGGCGAAGTCTCCAGTCAGTTTGTGGCCGCAGCACCGTTTGCGTTTCAACCGTCCGATTGA
- a CDS encoding (2Fe-2S) ferredoxin domain-containing protein: MPYQVLVCQSNACRKAKAQQVLAAFRAASLEGIEGVEVVASGCLGQCGNGPMVLVLPDEVWYWRVLPEEVGAIAHQHLQLGQPVEAMRLRGV, encoded by the coding sequence ATGCCCTACCAAGTCCTCGTCTGCCAGAGCAACGCCTGTCGCAAGGCAAAAGCGCAGCAAGTGCTGGCGGCATTTCGAGCGGCGAGTTTAGAGGGAATCGAGGGGGTAGAAGTAGTGGCGAGCGGCTGTTTGGGGCAGTGCGGCAACGGGCCGATGGTGCTGGTGTTGCCAGACGAGGTGTGGTATTGGCGCGTGCTGCCAGAGGAAGTGGGGGCGATCGCCCATCAGCATCTCCAGTTGGGGCAACCCGTCGAAGCGATGCGCCTGCGTGGGGTATAA
- a CDS encoding sodium:solute symporter family protein yields the protein MAEHIFFWGIIVFLLGTLGVGVWASKQIKGDSVNYLVAGRGLVLPLAAATLMAQSVDSNATMGNMDLSSQFGFWAGASLPLGLALCLFLTALFFAKPMNRMKLITLPDFYRVKYGRRVEIVASVIMVLSFAFLLAGNLVAGGFLFQGFLGTSYTAGVLLIATIVFAYTASGGLFAVAYTDAIQVAIAFLGTLALLGFMSSSFGLNVPEGMGPLALGQLTDPGQGAAVNWATLLALGLGDIVAIDFMARVFAADSPETAQRACLIGSLGTVIIGVPFAMMALGAPGILAGLGVESDGPILLSLLKNVAPPLLSLLVIAAILSASLSTADGAILGTSSVIAHNILGIRHTDHNAGGDRLLALTRTMALVITILGVIFALLVPQTGILLLLAFDLGFAGLLVPLAGGLYWPKATRYGAMACILVGTAARLLFFVLMPTMFGADNTLLYIPNPIFTADFDGFPTLISPLLGLAAFVIVSLMTQRSRGAAPEVVELEAMQPVERS from the coding sequence ATGGCAGAACATATCTTTTTCTGGGGGATTATCGTATTCCTCCTGGGAACTTTGGGCGTTGGTGTTTGGGCCTCCAAACAGATCAAAGGCGACAGCGTCAATTATCTCGTTGCAGGGCGAGGACTCGTCTTGCCCCTGGCGGCGGCAACCCTCATGGCCCAGTCTGTGGACTCAAACGCCACAATGGGCAACATGGATCTTTCGTCCCAGTTTGGCTTTTGGGCGGGCGCGTCCCTACCGCTGGGGCTGGCGCTCTGCCTGTTTCTCACGGCGCTGTTTTTTGCCAAGCCGATGAACCGCATGAAGCTAATCACGCTGCCCGATTTCTATCGAGTCAAGTATGGTCGGCGCGTTGAGATCGTCGCCTCGGTGATCATGGTGCTGAGCTTTGCCTTTTTGTTGGCGGGCAACTTGGTGGCGGGCGGCTTCTTGTTTCAGGGATTTTTGGGTACCAGCTACACAGCCGGCGTGCTGCTGATTGCCACCATTGTCTTTGCCTACACGGCTAGCGGCGGGCTGTTTGCCGTAGCCTACACAGACGCAATTCAGGTGGCGATCGCCTTCTTGGGAACCCTGGCGCTGTTGGGCTTTATGAGCAGCAGCTTTGGGCTAAACGTGCCCGAAGGCATGGGGCCGCTGGCCCTGGGACAGTTGACAGACCCCGGACAGGGAGCCGCCGTGAACTGGGCTACCCTGCTGGCGCTGGGGCTGGGCGATATTGTGGCGATCGACTTTATGGCGCGGGTCTTTGCCGCCGACAGCCCCGAAACGGCTCAGCGGGCCTGCTTAATTGGCTCTCTAGGGACAGTAATCATCGGCGTTCCCTTTGCGATGATGGCGTTGGGCGCACCGGGCATCCTGGCAGGATTGGGTGTGGAATCGGACGGTCCCATCCTGCTGTCGCTCCTCAAAAACGTGGCACCGCCCCTGCTCAGCCTGCTGGTCATCGCTGCGATTCTATCTGCGTCTCTCTCCACCGCCGATGGCGCAATTTTGGGAACCTCGTCGGTAATTGCCCACAACATTCTGGGCATTCGCCACACCGACCACAACGCCGGGGGCGATCGCCTGCTGGCTCTTACCCGAACAATGGCACTGGTCATCACCATCCTGGGCGTAATCTTTGCCCTGCTAGTACCCCAAACGGGCATCTTACTGCTGCTGGCGTTTGACCTAGGCTTTGCGGGGCTGCTGGTGCCGCTGGCGGGCGGGCTATATTGGCCCAAAGCGACCCGCTACGGCGCAATGGCCTGCATTTTAGTGGGCACGGCGGCGCGACTGCTGTTTTTTGTGCTGATGCCCACCATGTTTGGCGCAGACAACACGTTGCTCTACATTCCCAACCCTATCTTCACCGCCGACTTTGACGGATTCCCCACGCTGATCAGCCCGCTGCTGGGGCTAGCCGCCTTTGTGATCGTGTCGCTGATGACCCAGCGCAGTCGCGGCGCAGCGCCCGAAGTTGTTGAATTGGAGGCTATGCAGCCCGTTGAGCGGTCGTAG